The genomic stretch CGGCATGACCAGGGGCAGCGCGAACAACCCCAGGTGACACTGGCATGGGCGTTGACGCCCAGCGCCAGCATCCACCAGCGCCTCATACGGAGAAACGTTTGAGGTAGGCCAGCTCACTCTCGCTGAGCCTGCGCGGGGCAGCCCGCTCGACGTCGTAGGCGGCGATGACCGACATGGCGGTGACGTAGACCTGGTCGTCGTCGCGGATCTCGTAGCGCAGGGTGAACCGGACCGGCCTGATCTCCTCCACCCAGGTCTCCACCCGCACGGGGTCGGGGCGGAAACCGAGCGGGCGACGGTAGTCGATCTCGTGTCGGGTCACGACCAGGCCCTTGAACGGCTCCTCGCCCGCGTTGTGGAGGTCGATGGCGAACATGCCGAAGCGGGCATCCTCCAGGTAATCGAGGAAGCGGACGTTGTTCACATGGCCTTGGGAGTCGATGTCGGCGAATCTCACCGTGCGGGGATAGATGTGCCGCTGGACCGAGGTACGTTCAACCACGTCCGCCACCGTACCGGGACCACCCCCATGACCCCGCCCCGCCCCGCCCCATCCCGTCCGGCCTGCACTCCTCAGCACCCCGGCCCTGGGCTGCTCGAGCTTCCGCGACCGCGGTGCTCACGCCGCCGGGTCGCGCCGACGCTCAGCCGTCGTCCAGGACCTTGAGCGGGTCGAGGCGGCGGATCAGGGTCATCGCGGCCTCGATGACCTCCCGCGCCTCCTCTTCGGTGTCCGAGGTGGCGACCTCGCGGGCGGCCTCCCCGATGATGCTGGTCAGCACGGCCACGGTGAACCTGTCGAGCGGATCCCCACCGGCGCCCAGCAACACGGCGTTCTGGCGTACCCACTCCCGGCCCCTGGTCCGCCGGATCAGCTCGAACCCGGGCGGCCCGTCGCCGTCGATGAACAACCTGACCAGGTCCCGTCGCTCCCATGCCCCGTCGAGGTAGGCCCGGGCCCCCGCGATCAGCAGCTCGACCGGATCCTCCACCCCGGCCTTCTTGGCGGCGGCCACGCTGGCCGACGACTCCTGCTCGTGCGCCGCCTGGTGGTCCTCGAAGAGCGCGAGGAACAGCTCCGTCTTGCCACCGAAGTGGTGGTAGAGGCTGCCGACGCTGGACCCGGCGCGAGCGACCACCTCGGAGACGCTGGAGTCGGCGAATCCGTGCTCGCTGAAGACCTCGCGTGCCGCCTGCAGCATGCTCTTGCGGGTCTGCGCCGTACGGCTCCACTCCCACGAGGACTTACGTGTCATGCGCGAATCGTACCGCCGCCGGATTCTAGAATCCCGATCTACGCATAACGCCACGCGATGCTGCGAATCGCGTGACGTTTCCCAGCGCAATGGATGCCGACAAGAGGAGCATGGACCGACAGGGGCGGCAAACCCTTAGAGATCATCATGGACGGGCACCAGGCCTGTCAGCACGAGCGGAAGGACGACATTGAGCACCCTCTTCGACAAAGTCGCCTGGATCCACCTGGAGGACGGGAAGATCCTCAGCACCCGGTCGCGCGGCAAGGAGGTGTACTACCTGCCCGGCGGCAAACGGGAACCGGGCGAGACCGACCTCGACACGCTGGTCAGGGAGATCGACGAGGAACTCGCCGTCGCCATCGCCCCGGCCAGCGCGGCGCATTTCGGTACGTTCGAGGCACAAGCGGACGGCCACGCTGACGGGGTCATCGTGCGGATGATCTGCTACACCGCC from Nonomuraea polychroma encodes the following:
- a CDS encoding NUDIX hydrolase, translated to MSTLFDKVAWIHLEDGKILSTRSRGKEVYYLPGGKREPGETDLDTLVREIDEELAVAIAPASAAHFGTFEAQADGHADGVIVRMICYTARHQGTPTPSSEIDEVVWLTYADRDRVAPVDQIVFDQLHRSGRLL
- a CDS encoding TetR/AcrR family transcriptional regulator, yielding MTRKSSWEWSRTAQTRKSMLQAAREVFSEHGFADSSVSEVVARAGSSVGSLYHHFGGKTELFLALFEDHQAAHEQESSASVAAAKKAGVEDPVELLIAGARAYLDGAWERRDLVRLFIDGDGPPGFELIRRTRGREWVRQNAVLLGAGGDPLDRFTVAVLTSIIGEAAREVATSDTEEEAREVIEAAMTLIRRLDPLKVLDDG
- a CDS encoding acyl-CoA thioesterase, giving the protein MVERTSVQRHIYPRTVRFADIDSQGHVNNVRFLDYLEDARFGMFAIDLHNAGEEPFKGLVVTRHEIDYRRPLGFRPDPVRVETWVEEIRPVRFTLRYEIRDDDQVYVTAMSVIAAYDVERAAPRRLSESELAYLKRFSV